Part of the Desulfatirhabdium butyrativorans DSM 18734 genome, TTTTTTTGAACCGCGAAGGCGCGAAGGACGCGAAGGGGGATGTGGGTTGGTGCGAAAGCTTACCGAACTGAAGTTCGAAAAGAGATCGAAAGCAAGGGGTTACAAGCAGGATGGTGGTTTTTTATAGGCCGGGGCAATTCCCGGTTGTTTACAATAATGGATTTATGATCCGTTTGCCATCTGATCGCTCAATAACCCCTTGCTTTTGACCGCTTTCCAATTCTGGATGATTCACGGGCACTCCTTTCCAAAAGTGAATTGCGCATTTTCTGCACGACTTCATTCAGTTTTGGGATATGCATCTTACAGATGTCATAAACGATTTCATGATCAACATGTTCGTAGTGATGAGAAACAATGTCACGGAATTTTGCAATCTTTTTCCAGTCAATTTCCGCATAACCCAACAAAAAAATGGGGTCAGCCTTTTGAATCTTTTTGACCAACTCACCAATGACTTGCAGCCTCATTGAAATTGCGTCAAGCAGGGTAACACCTTCCGTTGAGCCAGCAAAATCAGCGGGTTCCAGAATTTTGGAAAATCGTTGCTGAACCAGGATTATGGATTCCATCATCAGACCCAGGTTGTCCGATATTTCGTCTTCAGACATAATGAATGCTCTTTGCAATCCGGTTTAAAAATTGATCACTGATATCTTTTCTCTTTCGTATAACCTCGACAGGCCTTCCGATTCTGTCTTCAAGGTATATCTGTATCCCTGCAAGGTAATCAAAACGAGGTTCAGATAATTCTACAAGCAGGTCGATATCACTTTCCGGTCCCTGATTGCCTTTGGAATAGGATCCAAACAGTCCGATCGACAAGAGTCCAAAATTTTCCTGAAGGTATCGTTTTTCCTTCTGCAAGATGTCCAATATATCTTTTTCGTTCATATCGATTTTCCTGGCGTCCTGGCGTCTTGAGCGAAGCGGGCGGTTTGTTTTTGAACCGCGAAGGCGCGAAGGACGCGAGGGGATTACCGGGCAAGCTTATCGAATGATGGTGCCTCAACAATACCGCGCTGAACTGCTTAAGCCGCTTTGTTAATCAATGCATTTTCAAGTATTCAATTTTCAGTCGAAATATTAAAAATATCTGCCATGGAATATTTTTCTGCGGCATCCAACACCTCTAACCCAATTACCTTTCCGGATACATCAAAATCAACATGAAACCCCTCAGCGATTTCCACTGTTCGATCTACATATTTTTCCTGCAGCCGAATATACAAGGCGTCAATCTCATTGTCGTATTCTATTTTCATGAATTATTTTCCTTTTACCATCGCTGTTATGATGGTTAGACTTCCGTTTTCCTGCTTGTATGTTATTTTTCTCCATTTCATCTGTCTTTTGGCATGTCTGCTGAAAATGATGTCCATTTATAACCAATCTGATTCACCGGAACAGAGTCGGTGTTGGTGCAAATAAAAAACGGGCATCGATTTTCTTGGCGGCTTGGCGGCTTGAGCGCAGCGGGCGGCTGGGTTTTTGAACCGCGAAGGCGCGAAGGACGCGAAGGGACTACCGGGCGAAAGTATCCATGAATGCATCTTGTTAAGGAAATCGTCTGGATATGTCCCTACGGTGGATAAAGCGGATGAGCACGACCGTG contains:
- a CDS encoding HepT-like ribonuclease domain-containing protein yields the protein MSEDEISDNLGLMMESIILVQQRFSKILEPADFAGSTEGVTLLDAISMRLQVIGELVKKIQKADPIFLLGYAEIDWKKIAKFRDIVSHHYEHVDHEIVYDICKMHIPKLNEVVQKMRNSLLERSARESSRIGKRSKARGY
- a CDS encoding nucleotidyltransferase family protein codes for the protein MNEKDILDILQKEKRYLQENFGLLSIGLFGSYSKGNQGPESDIDLLVELSEPRFDYLAGIQIYLEDRIGRPVEVIRKRKDISDQFLNRIAKSIHYV
- a CDS encoding DUF2283 domain-containing protein, with protein sequence MKIEYDNEIDALYIRLQEKYVDRTVEIAEGFHVDFDVSGKVIGLEVLDAAEKYSMADIFNISTEN